The genomic region TCACTTTTTGGGATGTCCCGCACACGGCCATTGACAGACACACTCAGACTACAATTTGAAACATTGCTAAACGATAAAAGCTATGTGACCATTGAAAACGCTTTGGTAAAACTGTGGATGAACTTCCCAGGAAATAGGGTCGATTACCTAAACAGAACAAAAGGCTGCATTGGTTTGCCCAATAAAAACATACGCCTGTTATGGTTGGCTTTGGCCATATTGACCGATGATTTTGAGACAAAAAAAACACAGGACTATTTCTTGGAGCTAAGTGGTTACACCGCCTCAAAGCATAGCTGGGAAACCCGAATGACCGCTTTTAGCTATTTAAAGGATGCTGCTGGTCTTAATGATACGGCACTGTTGAATTTGCTGCAATCTAGCGGTCACCATAGTTGGCAGTTCAAGAAATTTACCAGAAATTTATTGGATGAATTACTGAAAGATGACGACTACACTTTGAGAATTGAAAAACTTTCCCAAAAATTAAAAGGGGAGGAGCTACGTTATATCAATGGTAAATTAAACAAATAATGCGAGCATTGGTCATTTCCGGCGGTGGTAGTAAAGGTGCTTTTGCAGGTGGTGTCGCCCAGTTCCTTATCAAAGAATCTGGGAATACGTACGACATGTTCGTGGGTACATCAACGGGGAGTTTGCTTATTTCCCATTTGGCCTTGGGCAAAGTAGATAAGATAAAAGACATTTATTCTAATGTGAACCAAAAGAGTATTTTCAACAACTGTCCGTTTGTTATCCGAAAAAAATATGGTATCAATGAGATTTCCATAAACCACTGGAACGTTCTCAAAAACTTTGTCAAGGGCAAAAAGACCTTTGGCGAGAGCGAAAACCTTAGGGAACTTATAAGAAATAGTATTACGGTAGCGGAATTCAACCAGCTTAAGGAAAGTGATATCGATGTTGTGGTAACTGTTTCAAATTTGTCATTGAATCAGGTCGAATATAAATCGATTAACGACTGTACCTATGATGAATTTTGCGATTGGATTTGGGTTTCATCCAATTACACGCCCTTTATGAGCTTAGTGCGTAAGAACGGGTGTGAGTATGCCGATGGAGGCTTGGGAAGTATAGTTCCCATTGAAGAGGCCATCAAACGCGGGGCGACCGAGGTTGACGTTGTCGTTCTGCATACAGAAGTCAATTATTTGAATAGAATGCCCTCAAGAAACCCATTTGAGCTATTGACTACGATGCTCAGTTTTATTTTGGATAGGATAGAACATCAAAACATTAGAATAGGAAAATTGGTCGCAAACCAAAACAATGCCATTATTAACCTATACTATACACCAACCATACTAACTACAAATTCCCTGATTTTTGATAAGGATAAAATGACATTGTGGTGGAAAAGGGGCTACTTATATGCCAAGAACAAAAACGAGGAAACCAATCCTATTGAGCCCAATGAGCACGAGTAGATGAATCATGGGCTATGGTTCTCGGAGCGATATCGAATTGTGATATTTTGTTTTTTTTAAAATCTAAATTTACCATAAATCCCCAATTTCTTTCTTTACAAAAGATAATGCGGTAGCAGAAGGCGACTGCTTGTCCATGGTTTCGTTCAGCACATCTTCCCGTAGTTTGTCGGCAGAATCCGTCTCACTCAAAGCGGCCTTTCGTATCATTTGGATGGTTGCGCTTTTGGCAGCTTTTATTACGTTCCAGCATTCATCCGTCATGTAAATTTGTTGGGACAAATTATGGTCAAACTCCGTTTCTATACTTTTTATAAGTAAGGTTTCATAAGCGTTTTTATCTGCGGATTTTGGGGCAACACGTACCACTAAGCTAGGTATGGCGATGCGTTCCAAAAAAAGGGCCATACGCTCATAAGCCTGTAAACGAATCGGAAGAGTGTTTTTTTGAGTGTCTTTATGCAATAAAAAACGACGGCGGCCGTCCTCATTTTTGGTATGTAGCTTAAAAAAGTAAAAGGCAACAACCCCAGTTACCACTGCCGGTAATAAAAATCCGAACATTTGTAAAATTCCCTCTCCGCTCATGTTTTAGTTTTTGGTTTTTGATGTTACCATCAATCGGTTACAGAATCTAGAACGAAGGTTTTTTTAAAAAATTATACAGGAAGCGCCATACGGTTTTCATTACGTATCAATTCTTCATATTGTCCTTGACCATCATATAAAATTGACTGAAATCAGGGTGTAACCTTAAATTGATACCTTCCTTAAAATTGCCATCCTTTGCAATAACTCGAAGCCTGTTCGCATCGATTGAAAATTTGGCTTGCAACATATTTGATACTGCCATGGCCTGTTGTGCGGATAATGCAAAATCCCCGGTTATGTTCAATCCTTCCACGGTCACGGCTATTTTAGGATTAGCATTCAGGATATTTGCGATTTTTCCTATCCAAGCTTCCGCCTCGGGCTTAAGAACAGCTTCGCTATCTTTTGCAAAAAGAGCGGTAAGTGCAGTACTTATATTGACCATACCGTTTGTTACCGATATTTTTGCATTTTCCCCAAGCGTTTGTTTGGCATTGGTTAAAATTACGATAGCGGTAGAATCGTTGCTCGCAAGGGCATCATTTATACTTTTTAATTGATTTTCCTTGGCGCGAAGGCTTGCCATGGCTTTGTTGATATTCTCTGAATTTTTATTGGAGACTTCTGCAAAACTGGTCAGGTTTTTCATCATAGTGGCATTGGCAGCCTGCAGTTCACCGACTTGCGATTCAAAAGATTCCGCTTTGGCCAAACTAGCACTTTCGGCCCTCCTTGCCTTGGCCACTTCTTGGCTTACCGAATCAAGTTGGGATTTAAGGTTATCGATTTCTGCGATGAGTTCGCTCTTTTTCTGGGCTTGCAAGGAAATCGAAATGAATAACAAGCTACCAAATAGAAGTATATTTTTTTTCATGTTCATTCTAAAATTTTGGCAAAAATAATTAAACTGCAATTTCTTTATCGGTTTTTCCGCCCAAATACAAACAATCGCTCAATTCTTGTACCGAGGTAAACGGAACTTTGGCTTTATTGTAACCATACGTAGATGCCAAGGATCGGTTTAAATCATTGTCGTCCACGTTCACCTGTATATCGTCCATCGTGAACTGGCAAGGATGCTCGTAACCTGCCGCATGGGTAATTTCCAAAAACTCTTTTCGGAATGTCTTGAAGTATTGTGCCAACCTATCGGATTTCAAGGGGATATCTATTCCGTTCTGCAACCATTTTTTTTGTGTAGCGATACCTGCGGGGCACCGATTGGTATGACATACCTGTGCTTGAATGCAGCCGATGCTCATCATAGCCTCGCGTGCCACGTTTATACAGTCAACACCCATGGCGAATGCCATTGCCGCTTTTGCGGGAAAACCTAATTTTCCACTACCTATGAACACGATCCTGTCGGATAAATTACGTTTGTGGAATACTTTATATAAACTGGAAAAGCCATATACCCACGGTAGGGATACGTGGTCTGCAAAAGATGGGGGAGCTGCTCCGGTGCCACCTTCCCCACCATCTACCGTTATAAAATCGGGACCTTTTCCTGTTTTTAGCATTATATCGGCCAGTTCTTCCCACTGATCCAATTTGCCTATGGCCCCTTTTATACCTACCGGAAGCCCAGTTTCCTC from Costertonia aggregata harbors:
- a CDS encoding DUF7935 family protein; amino-acid sequence: MSGEGILQMFGFLLPAVVTGVVAFYFFKLHTKNEDGRRRFLLHKDTQKNTLPIRLQAYERMALFLERIAIPSLVVRVAPKSADKNAYETLLIKSIETEFDHNLSQQIYMTDECWNVIKAAKSATIQMIRKAALSETDSADKLREDVLNETMDKQSPSATALSFVKKEIGDLW
- a CDS encoding patatin-like phospholipase family protein yields the protein MRALVISGGGSKGAFAGGVAQFLIKESGNTYDMFVGTSTGSLLISHLALGKVDKIKDIYSNVNQKSIFNNCPFVIRKKYGINEISINHWNVLKNFVKGKKTFGESENLRELIRNSITVAEFNQLKESDIDVVVTVSNLSLNQVEYKSINDCTYDEFCDWIWVSSNYTPFMSLVRKNGCEYADGGLGSIVPIEEAIKRGATEVDVVVLHTEVNYLNRMPSRNPFELLTTMLSFILDRIEHQNIRIGKLVANQNNAIINLYYTPTILTTNSLIFDKDKMTLWWKRGYLYAKNKNEETNPIEPNEHE
- a CDS encoding OmpA family protein, with amino-acid sequence MKKNILLFGSLLFISISLQAQKKSELIAEIDNLKSQLDSVSQEVAKARRAESASLAKAESFESQVGELQAANATMMKNLTSFAEVSNKNSENINKAMASLRAKENQLKSINDALASNDSTAIVILTNAKQTLGENAKISVTNGMVNISTALTALFAKDSEAVLKPEAEAWIGKIANILNANPKIAVTVEGLNITGDFALSAQQAMAVSNMLQAKFSIDANRLRVIAKDGNFKEGINLRLHPDFSQFYMMVKDNMKN